From Juglans regia cultivar Chandler chromosome 6, Walnut 2.0, whole genome shotgun sequence, the proteins below share one genomic window:
- the LOC118348581 gene encoding uncharacterized protein LOC118348581: protein MMVERLNEMEPDENMDDAANAVFRDVLGHQSGYARGLGHLVIPDPSPSLLKNREFQRINEENEKNKAEAQGLKTELDAFKRDMAAMRAHFLDVEKDLIFRMTELESQSQSRNEIELGDA, encoded by the coding sequence ATGATGGTTGAAAGATTGAATGAGATGGAGCCAGATGAAAACATGGATGATGCAGCGAATGCCGTGTTCAGGGATGTATTAGGACATCAATCTGGATATGCGAGAGGTTTAGGCCACTTAGTAATACCAGACCCATCTCCATCATTGTTGAAGAATAGGGAGTTTCAACGTATTAACGAAGAGAATGAGAAGAACAAGGCTGAGGCGCAAGGGTTAAAGACTGAACTTGATGCTTTCAAGAGAGACATGGCTGCCATGAGGGCCCACTTTTTAGATGTTGAGAAGGACTTAATTTTTCGTATGACAGAATTGGAGTCCCAGAGTCAGTCTCGTAATGAGATTGAGCTGGGAGATGCATAg